A window of the Immundisolibacter sp. genome harbors these coding sequences:
- a CDS encoding Rieske 2Fe-2S domain-containing protein yields the protein MDFDRYIDDRIDEGQFAVHRDIFRDEFLFELEMKYIFESNWVFLCHASQLPKPQDFFSTHIGRQPVLVTRNAGGELKAFLNTCTHKGSLVCLNRSGNRKFHSCTYHGWTFDTNGRCVSIKDHAEAAYTPAFEAHSHDLQAVPKLAEYRGWIFGSLNADVVPLEQHLGDARVFIDLLVEQAPDGMELVRGNASYTFPGNWKLQVENCLDGYHLNIAHKGFIEITRRRIARAGAAYKGPDIEAMFGVNLKTGSFGLKNGHALFFTENPAPQFRPLWPQREQLAARLGAGRAKWLLQYGRNLTVFPNVQCTDNAVIGQFRVLRPLATDLTEMEIYCWVPVGEPPAARRQRLRQYEDFFNISSTGTPDDVGAYRNCQEGLQARAVEWLQGHGRGLGRMVRGANDYARELGIEPETCSEGPLNMSDETLFHANYRQWLRLMKDGQRRELAAREAR from the coding sequence GTGGATTTCGATCGTTACATCGACGATCGCATCGACGAGGGCCAGTTCGCCGTCCACCGCGACATATTCCGCGACGAGTTCCTGTTCGAGCTGGAGATGAAGTACATCTTCGAGTCGAACTGGGTATTCCTGTGCCACGCCTCGCAGCTGCCCAAGCCGCAGGATTTTTTCAGCACCCACATCGGCCGCCAACCGGTGCTGGTCACGCGCAATGCCGGCGGCGAGCTGAAAGCCTTCCTGAACACCTGCACCCACAAGGGCTCGCTGGTGTGCCTGAACCGCTCCGGCAACCGCAAGTTCCACAGCTGCACGTATCACGGCTGGACCTTCGACACCAACGGCCGCTGCGTGTCGATCAAGGACCACGCCGAGGCCGCCTACACGCCGGCCTTCGAGGCGCACAGTCACGATTTGCAGGCCGTGCCGAAACTGGCCGAGTACCGCGGCTGGATTTTCGGCAGCCTGAATGCGGACGTGGTGCCGCTGGAACAGCACCTGGGCGACGCGCGCGTGTTCATCGACCTGCTGGTCGAGCAGGCGCCGGACGGCATGGAGCTGGTGCGCGGCAACGCCAGCTACACCTTTCCCGGCAACTGGAAGCTGCAGGTCGAGAACTGCCTGGACGGCTATCACCTGAACATCGCCCACAAGGGCTTCATCGAGATCACCCGCCGGCGCATCGCGCGTGCCGGGGCGGCCTACAAGGGGCCGGACATCGAGGCCATGTTCGGCGTGAACCTCAAGACCGGCAGCTTTGGCCTCAAGAACGGCCATGCGCTGTTTTTTACCGAAAACCCGGCGCCGCAGTTCCGGCCGCTGTGGCCGCAGCGCGAGCAGCTGGCCGCGCGCCTGGGTGCTGGCCGGGCCAAGTGGCTGCTGCAGTACGGCCGCAACCTGACCGTCTTTCCGAACGTGCAGTGCACGGACAACGCGGTGATCGGCCAGTTCCGGGTGCTGCGCCCGCTGGCCACGGATCTGACCGAAATGGAAATCTACTGCTGGGTGCCGGTCGGCGAGCCGCCCGCCGCGCGCCGCCAGCGGCTGCGCCAGTACGAGGATTTCTTCAACATCAGTTCCACCGGCACGCCGGACGACGTGGGCGCCTACCGCAACTGCCAGGAAGGCCTGCAGGCGCGCGCGGTCGAGTGGCTGCAGGGCCACGGTCGGGGCCTGGGACGCATGGTGCGCGGCGCCAACGACTACGCGCGCGAGCTGGGCATAGAACCCGAAACCTGCAGCGAGGGGCCGCTGAACATGTCCGACGAGACGCTGTTCCATGCCAACTACCGGCAGTGGCTGCGCCTGATGAAGGACGGCCAGCGCCGCGAACTGGCGGCCCGGGAGGCCCGCTGA
- a CDS encoding ATP-binding protein, whose translation MSTVSSSSALLLVYLRAVALATQALAVLLATGVLGMRLPLAMDGLILGALAFMNALAWWYARRGDEPSAWVLTAQLALDIVGLTAFLYFNGGYANPFASLFLLPLAVAATVLPMPHTAGLTALVVAGYSLVMFAYRPLPHYHGSLGDSFDLHLLGMWLSLVVAAVVIAAFVARLAATLRAREAHLAQLREAALRGEQLAALGALAAGTAHELSTPLSTMAVLVGELRRGAGADQRTDLDLLSQQIERCREVLTRNLTVTGQGRAEGGGRLSLQTWLCTLVDDWQRIRPQSQVRLSCSGPGEPPQVVVDETLRQALCSLLDNAADASAAVDLCARWDGQAVLMEVADRGAGIPSELAPRLGQPFVTGKQGGLGLGVYLARAVIERLGGRLVIAPRDGGGTLAQVSLPLAALAA comes from the coding sequence ATGTCGACCGTCTCCTCCTCCAGCGCTCTGCTGCTGGTGTACTTGCGCGCCGTGGCGCTGGCCACGCAGGCATTGGCCGTGCTGCTGGCGACCGGCGTGCTCGGCATGCGGCTGCCGCTGGCGATGGACGGACTGATCCTGGGCGCGCTGGCCTTCATGAACGCGCTGGCCTGGTGGTATGCCAGGCGTGGCGATGAGCCCTCGGCGTGGGTGCTGACTGCCCAGCTGGCGCTCGATATCGTCGGCCTGACAGCCTTCCTCTACTTCAACGGCGGCTATGCCAATCCGTTCGCGTCGCTGTTCCTGCTGCCGCTGGCGGTGGCCGCCACGGTGCTGCCGATGCCCCACACCGCCGGGCTGACGGCGCTGGTGGTGGCCGGCTACAGCCTGGTGATGTTCGCCTACCGACCGCTGCCGCATTACCACGGCAGTCTGGGCGACAGTTTCGACCTGCATCTGCTGGGCATGTGGCTGAGCCTGGTGGTGGCGGCAGTGGTGATCGCGGCCTTCGTGGCGCGCCTGGCGGCGACGCTGCGGGCGCGCGAGGCGCACCTGGCGCAGTTGCGCGAGGCGGCCCTGCGCGGCGAACAACTGGCCGCGCTGGGCGCGCTCGCCGCCGGCACTGCGCACGAACTGAGTACCCCGCTGTCGACCATGGCGGTGCTGGTCGGCGAGCTGCGCCGCGGCGCCGGCGCGGACCAGCGCACCGATCTGGACCTGCTGTCGCAGCAAATCGAGCGCTGCCGCGAGGTGCTGACGCGCAACCTCACCGTCACCGGACAGGGGCGGGCTGAAGGAGGCGGGCGCCTGAGCCTGCAGACCTGGCTGTGCACGCTGGTCGACGACTGGCAGCGCATACGGCCGCAGTCGCAGGTGCGGCTGTCGTGCTCCGGCCCCGGCGAGCCGCCGCAGGTGGTTGTCGACGAAACCCTGCGCCAGGCACTGTGCAGCCTGCTCGACAACGCCGCCGACGCCAGCGCCGCAGTCGATCTGTGCGCGCGCTGGGACGGGCAGGCGGTGCTGATGGAAGTCGCCGACCGCGGGGCGGGTATCCCGAGCGAACTAGCGCCGCGGCTGGGACAGCCGTTCGTCACCGGCAAGCAGGGTGGTCTGGGTCTGGGCGTGTACCTGGCGCGGGCGGTGATCGAACGCCTGGGCGGTCGTCTTGTGATTGCACCCCGCGACGGCGGTGGGACACTCGCGCAGGTATCGCTGCCGCTGGCAGCCCTGGCGGCCTGA
- a CDS encoding cytochrome c/FTR1 family iron permease — protein sequence MQRSLVRLLACLLLALPLHRALAQDETAGRLVHLLDYIGVDYGGAVVGGAVVSNAEYAEMQEFTASVVELMGGLPQKPGRDELVAQAAVLRAAVDGKAPAAEVAGLAAQLKTRVAALYELRLAPQRAPDVAAAAQLYAAHCASCHGAEGRGDGPAGQNLEPPPSDFHDPVRQGSQSLAMLYNTISYGVSGTAMSGFGNLPEQDRWALAFYVGSLRYDEATRRAGAAAWQDGCCRDRFTDLSAVAGAVPDQVGGSPAGEVLAYLRSTPQALGNSRGESLALARRLLAQSLASYRAGDGAGAYRQALAAYLDGFEPLEQALQAVDPALRLEVEKRMLAYREPLRASGSSADVGQLHADLLAALDRVETVLAAGSLDAKLAFASAFFILLREGLEAVLVLAAMFAFLGKAGRREAYRYLHIGWVGALAAGIATWTVAAYVISISGATRELSEGFTALLAAGILFYMGFWLHDKAHAQRWQAYINQHLGSVGGRSLWLLAFVAFLAVYREVFETILFFQALWLQTTPAGQSMVLVGAGCGALVLAVVSWGLLRLSARLPLGLFFGVSAFLMYVLAIVFAGKGIVALQEAGILPASSIAFPRVDLLGIYPTVQSLAAQAVLIIGAALHYGLSSRQRRTH from the coding sequence ATGCAACGTTCTCTCGTCCGGCTGCTCGCTTGCCTGTTGTTGGCGCTGCCCCTGCACCGGGCGCTGGCGCAGGATGAAACGGCCGGGCGCCTGGTGCACCTGCTCGATTACATCGGCGTCGATTACGGCGGCGCGGTGGTCGGCGGCGCTGTGGTCAGCAACGCCGAGTACGCCGAGATGCAGGAATTCACCGCCAGCGTGGTGGAGCTGATGGGCGGCCTGCCGCAAAAGCCAGGCCGCGACGAGCTCGTCGCGCAGGCCGCGGTGCTGCGCGCGGCCGTTGATGGCAAGGCGCCGGCCGCCGAGGTGGCCGGTCTGGCGGCGCAGCTCAAGACGCGCGTTGCTGCGCTGTACGAGTTGCGTCTTGCCCCACAACGGGCACCGGACGTGGCCGCCGCGGCGCAGCTCTACGCCGCGCACTGCGCCTCCTGTCACGGCGCCGAGGGTCGCGGCGACGGCCCGGCCGGCCAGAACCTCGAGCCGCCGCCGAGCGATTTTCACGACCCGGTGCGTCAGGGTTCGCAGAGCCTGGCCATGCTCTACAACACCATCAGCTATGGCGTCAGTGGCACCGCCATGAGCGGCTTTGGCAACTTGCCCGAACAGGACCGCTGGGCGCTGGCCTTCTATGTCGGCAGCCTGCGCTACGACGAGGCCACGCGCCGCGCCGGCGCGGCGGCCTGGCAGGACGGTTGTTGCCGGGACCGATTCACAGACCTGTCTGCGGTTGCCGGCGCGGTGCCGGATCAGGTGGGTGGATCGCCGGCCGGCGAGGTGCTCGCTTATCTGCGCAGCACCCCGCAGGCGCTGGGCAACAGCCGCGGCGAATCGCTGGCCCTGGCCCGGCGGCTGCTCGCGCAAAGCCTGGCCAGCTATCGGGCCGGTGACGGCGCGGGTGCCTACCGGCAGGCCTTGGCTGCCTACCTGGACGGCTTCGAGCCGCTGGAGCAGGCCCTGCAGGCGGTCGACCCGGCGCTGCGCCTGGAAGTCGAAAAACGCATGCTGGCGTATCGGGAGCCCTTGCGCGCGAGCGGCTCATCGGCGGATGTCGGGCAGTTGCATGCCGACCTGCTGGCGGCGCTGGACCGGGTCGAGACGGTGCTCGCGGCAGGCAGTCTGGATGCCAAACTGGCCTTTGCGAGCGCGTTTTTCATCCTACTGCGCGAGGGACTCGAGGCGGTGCTGGTGCTGGCGGCCATGTTTGCCTTCCTGGGCAAGGCCGGCCGACGCGAGGCCTACCGCTACCTGCACATCGGCTGGGTCGGGGCGCTGGCGGCTGGCATCGCCACCTGGACGGTCGCCGCCTACGTGATTTCCATCAGCGGCGCGACGCGGGAGCTCAGCGAAGGCTTCACCGCCCTGCTGGCGGCCGGCATCCTGTTCTACATGGGCTTTTGGCTGCACGACAAGGCGCATGCCCAGCGCTGGCAGGCCTACATCAATCAGCACCTCGGCTCCGTGGGCGGGCGGTCGTTGTGGCTGCTGGCGTTCGTGGCCTTCCTCGCGGTGTACCGGGAGGTGTTCGAGACCATCCTGTTTTTCCAGGCGCTGTGGTTGCAGACCACGCCGGCCGGCCAGAGCATGGTGCTGGTCGGGGCGGGGTGCGGCGCGCTGGTGCTGGCGGTAGTCAGCTGGGGCTTGCTGCGCCTGAGCGCCCGCCTGCCGCTGGGGCTGTTCTTCGGCGTCAGCGCTTTTCTGATGTATGTGCTGGCGATCGTGTTCGCCGGCAAGGGCATCGTCGCCCTGCAGGAAGCCGGCATCTTGCCGGCCAGCAGCATCGCCTTCCCGCGCGTGGACTTGCTGGGTATTTACCCGACCGTGCAGAGTCTGGCGGCGCAGGCGGTGCTGATCATCGGTGCTGCCCTGCACTATGGGCTGTCCTCGCGCCAGCGCCGCACGCACTGA
- a CDS encoding iron-containing redox enzyme family protein: MDQAVHAPDYLRDLKADWLVKLRAEVIEPIRSRAVAHPFIAEVAAGTFPVHKLRRFFADLCWTVITTPGVVASLAARTPHYEHPIKTKLLENAYTEWNHAFALSQTVNALGGPGDRIFNGPETAWEALPYAWHLRNWQLLYAYNQPWLEGIAAFAVGIEALVPSIIHPLWKGCERHYGLRDEALDWLVWHGGEVEMQHGNDGLFILEQKVPAGDQALQAQLRSVVHKTMLVLGEHWLDYYYRADEAPAVTAA, translated from the coding sequence ATGGATCAGGCCGTACATGCCCCCGATTACCTGCGTGACCTGAAAGCCGACTGGCTGGTCAAGCTGCGCGCCGAGGTGATCGAACCGATCCGCTCCAGGGCGGTGGCGCACCCGTTCATCGCCGAGGTGGCCGCCGGCACCTTTCCGGTCCACAAGCTGCGCCGGTTCTTCGCCGACCTGTGCTGGACGGTGATCACCACCCCCGGCGTGGTGGCGAGTCTGGCCGCCCGCACGCCGCACTACGAGCACCCGATCAAGACCAAATTGCTGGAGAACGCCTACACCGAGTGGAACCACGCCTTCGCGCTGTCGCAGACGGTCAACGCCCTGGGCGGTCCGGGTGACCGGATATTCAACGGCCCGGAAACGGCCTGGGAGGCGCTGCCCTATGCCTGGCACCTGCGCAACTGGCAGTTGCTGTACGCCTACAACCAGCCGTGGCTGGAAGGCATCGCCGCGTTCGCGGTCGGTATCGAGGCGCTGGTGCCCAGCATCATCCACCCGCTTTGGAAGGGCTGCGAGCGGCACTACGGCCTCAGGGACGAGGCGCTCGACTGGCTGGTCTGGCACGGCGGCGAAGTGGAGATGCAGCACGGCAACGATGGCCTGTTCATCCTGGAACAGAAAGTCCCGGCCGGGGACCAGGCGCTACAGGCGCAGCTGCGCTCGGTGGTCCACAAGACCATGCTGGTGCTGGGCGAACACTGGCTGGACTACTACTACCGGGCCGACGAAGCCCCGGCCGTCACGGCCGCCTGA
- a CDS encoding aromatic-ring-hydroxylating dioxygenase subunit beta, which yields MVSPEQHLTAAAVVFREADCLDRWQWQDWLDLFTDDCEFWCPAWVDEQTLGDDPDRFVSFFYLAGRAALGDRVFRVESGLTPFVTPLPRTCHVIGNLHVTAPDTTHLQVSSHWQTSTYHRRQTVHLFGFYDHTLVLEGERWRIARKKITLLNDHLDLPIDFNQI from the coding sequence ATGGTCAGCCCGGAACAGCACCTGACCGCCGCGGCGGTGGTCTTTCGCGAGGCCGACTGCCTGGACCGCTGGCAGTGGCAGGACTGGCTGGACCTGTTCACCGACGACTGCGAGTTCTGGTGCCCGGCCTGGGTGGACGAGCAGACGCTGGGCGACGACCCGGACCGCTTTGTGTCGTTCTTCTACCTGGCGGGCCGTGCGGCGCTCGGCGACCGGGTGTTTCGGGTCGAATCGGGCCTGACGCCCTTCGTCACGCCCCTGCCGCGCACCTGCCATGTCATCGGCAACCTGCACGTCACGGCGCCGGACACCACGCACCTGCAGGTCAGCAGCCACTGGCAGACCAGCACCTACCACCGGCGCCAGACGGTGCACCTGTTCGGCTTTTACGACCACACGCTGGTGCTGGAAGGCGAGCGCTGGCGCATCGCGCGCAAGAAGATCACGCTGCTGAACGACCATCTCGATTTGCCGATCGATTTCAATCAGATCTGA